One genomic window of Cannabis sativa cultivar Pink pepper isolate KNU-18-1 chromosome 2, ASM2916894v1, whole genome shotgun sequence includes the following:
- the LOC133034504 gene encoding secreted RxLR effector protein 161-like — MSVAKVVKQPITSQYTISKEQSPKREKEVEAMKDVPYSKVVGSVIYLMVSTKPDLGYAMSVLNKYMENPGKVHWLAMKWVFRYLLGTTKVGLVYKRQNASTIIEGYSDLDYAGDIDNRRSTSAYFFLLGGNCVGWKVQLQPVVALSTTEAEYVATTEAIKEAICLKGLLNELKLLKGVPTVYSDSQSCIFQCKSPMFHDRTKHIEIKYHFIRDKVTQGEVKIEKVPTEDNPTDMGTKIVTLNKFTHCMNLLRIDLGD; from the coding sequence ATGAGCGTTGCTAAGGTTGTTAAGCAACCAATTACTAGTCAGTACACTATATCTAAAGAGCAAAGCCctaaaagagaaaaagaggTTGAAGCTATGAAGGATGTACCATATTCAAAagttgtagggtcagtcatatATCTTATGGTAAGTACAAAACCTGATTTAGGCTATGCTATGAGTgtactcaataaatatatgGAAAATCCAGGAAAAGTTCACTGGTTGGCCATGAAATGGGTGTTTAGATACCTACTTGGGACAACTAAAGTGGGATTAGTCTACAAGCGACAAAATGCTAGCACTATAATAGAAGGATACAGTGATTTAGACTATGCTGGGGACATAGATAATAGGAGATCTACATCTGCCTATTTTTTCTTGCTTGGGGGAAATTGTGTTGGCTGGAAAGTCCAGCTACAACCTGTTGTGGCACTCTCAACAACAGAGGCTGAATATGTTGCCACAACAGAAGCTATAAAGGAAGCTATATGCCTAAAAGGACTATTGAATGAGCTTAAACTACTTAAAGGTGTTCCTACAGTGTACTCAGACAGCCAAAGCTGTATATTTCAATGCAAAAGCCCTATGTTCCATGACAGAACAAAACATATAGAAATCAAGTATCACTTTATACGAGATAAAGTGACTCAAGGTGAAGTAAAAATTGAGAAGGTGCCTACTGAGGACAACCCAACAGACATGGGTACTAAAATTGTGACTCTTAATAAGTTCACACATTGTATGAACTTATTAAGAATCGACCTAGGAGACTAA